GCGCATAATGGTTCTGGCCAAATTTCGGAGTAAGGGTTTCAAAACACGCTCGCTGAAAGGCTGAGAAAGCTCCAATTCCTCTAAAGTCAGAGGCCTCGTCCCATATTCTTCCAAGCGTTCTTGAATTGTAGCCGTAGTGGCCGATATGGAATATAAGCCCAGGAAAAAGATAAGCACCCCGAGGCCCACACCCAGAGCCACCACCAGGGGCAAAAGGCTACCCATAATTTCCTCCTTTCATACTTCAATTTGCGTCACCTTGCGAATGAAGAAAGCTCCAATCAACATCATGAAAAGGCCTACGCCCATTAATATTAACCCACATGGATCCGTGAAGAGATTAGAGATGTAACTTCGGTTTATCAGGTAAATTATCATGGCGAGGCCGAACGGCAGGAAGCCTATGACGTAACCTGTCAATCTCTGCTGGGCAGTGAGAGCTCTGATTTCTCCCTGAATCCTTACCCTTTCCCGGATGGTCTCGTTTATGGTGTCAAGTATATCGGCCAGGTTTCCTCCCACATCGTGCTGAATGATGATCGCGGTAGCCATAAGATCAAGGTCATCGCTTTTGACCCTTCTCACCATATTGTTCAAAGCTTGCTGAATTGGGAGTCCAACATCCACTTCGTAGACTACTCTACCAAATTCCTCCGAGATCGGAGGAGGCATCTCTTTGGCTACGGTTGCCATAGCTTGAAGGAGGCTGTAACCGGAGCGCATGGAGTTAGCCAGAAGGGTTATAGCGTCAGCCAGCTGGCTGTTGAAAGCTTTCAAGCGTCTCTGCTGGGCCATTTTGACAAATAAACGAGGCAGGTAAAAGCCCACCGCAGCTCCAGCAACTCCCATAATGGTGGAGCGGTAATACAGGAGGTAAGCCAGCAATCCAACTCCCAAAGTGCTCAGGAGGGTGAAAGCCAGAAATTCAGAGACCGTCAGCTTAAGGTTAGCGCTGGCTAACTCCCTTGCAATGCCCTCCCCGAAACGTGTCCGTCGCACAAGGCTGTCAAGTCCGGGGATAGCTCTCCTTTCAATCCTTTGCTCTCGTGCTGGCCCTGTGATTATTTCTCGGGCTGCGAACCGGTCAAGCCTTTCTTCTATAACCTTAGCTGGGGCGGAGACTATCTGAGCTATCCCCCAGAAAATGAAGATTATCCCCAGCCCCAGAGAAATTGCTGCCACGAGGGCTAAATTCATCCCTTACCTCCTTATTCCCACTTTAACGCCGAAGATCTCCGGTGGAAGGTATATTCCTGCGGCTTCAATTTTCTCCATGAACTTTGGCCTTACGCCTGTAGGCCTCAGGCGGCCTATTATCCTGCCATTTTCTATGCCCTGCTGTTCAAAGACGAAGATGTCTTGCAGAACTATGGTGTCCCCTTCCATTCCCTGGACTTCGGTCACTTGAACTACCTTGCGGGACCCATCCTTCATCCTTTCCATGTGGATTATGAGGTCCAAAGCTGAGGCTACTTGCTGGCGTATGGCTTTAATAGGGATTTCAACTCCGGCCATGAGAACCATGGTTTCAATGCGGGAGAGGGCATCCCTTGGGGAGTTAGCGTGGAGGGTGGTGAGAGAACCATCGTGGCCGGTGTTCATGGCCTGGAGCATGTCCAGCGCTTCGCCGCCACGCACCTCCCCCACTATTATCCGGTCTGGCCTCATCCTGAGGGCGTTTATAACCAAATCCCTCATGGTTACCTCGCCTTTGCCCTCAATGTTGGGCGGACGAGTCTCAAGGGTCACCACGTGTTCTTGGCGAAGCTGAAGTTCTGCCGCATTCTCTATTGTG
This genomic window from Anaerolineae bacterium contains:
- a CDS encoding type II secretion system F family protein, translating into MNLALVAAISLGLGIIFIFWGIAQIVSAPAKVIEERLDRFAAREIITGPAREQRIERRAIPGLDSLVRRTRFGEGIARELASANLKLTVSEFLAFTLLSTLGVGLLAYLLYYRSTIMGVAGAAVGFYLPRLFVKMAQQRRLKAFNSQLADAITLLANSMRSGYSLLQAMATVAKEMPPPISEEFGRVVYEVDVGLPIQQALNNMVRRVKSDDLDLMATAIIIQHDVGGNLADILDTINETIRERVRIQGEIRALTAQQRLTGYVIGFLPFGLAMIIYLINRSYISNLFTDPCGLILMGVGLFMMLIGAFFIRKVTQIEV